Part of the Xiphophorus couchianus chromosome 19, X_couchianus-1.0, whole genome shotgun sequence genome is shown below.
CCGCAGTTTCCCAGTTATCAGAGTCGTCAAAAACATCTGGTAACACAACACCTGTCCCAGCAGAGTACACCATCATGAACACAGAGTCCCTCCTGCAGCAGGTTTCTGAGACTATCGCTGCAAGCCCGGAGGCAGTTCCAGTGTGTTTGGAGGAACAGAGTCctgaaaaagctttttgttcAGTATCACATCAAATACTTGAATCGTCTGTATTAGACCAGCCCAAAATGCTGGAAGTACACAGAGGATCAGAAGCAACAAGCATAAAGACAGGCCTAAATGCTGAAGGACTTGATGCAGTGAATGAAGTTGCAGCAACAATCCAAGCCGAGAGCATCTCTCACCTTAGTGAGGCCATTTCTACAGAAATGGCTTCAGAAGTTCCTAAAGAGGAGCTTGACACTGCTGAGCCAGCCACAGATGACATCTGTGAGGTAAGCGTTTCAGAATtacaaaaagacataaaagatTTGGAAATTACAAAAGAGAGGCAGCATGTAGTTGAAGGTGCAGGGGATGTAGTAGAAGCAGTGTCAAAAGAGAGTTTACCTAAAGGAGAAGAAGTTACAGCGACTGAAGAACTTATTACTGGtcaagctgaaagaaaaacagatttcgAAGAAGAATTAGCGGTAACATCAGTAGATGACACCGAGGAAGTAGGTGAGAAGGAGGAAGACCAAACTGTGACAGAAGAGGACATTGAAACCAAAAAGCAAGCTCAAAATGAGGTTAAACCTCCTGATGCAGTGGATGAGCTGGAAGAACAGGTAAGACAAGAAAAAGCTGAGGTGGCCAAAGGAGAGTATGATATTCACTCACCTGAAGAAAGGTCCCCAGAGACAGTTCAATTAACTGAAACACCCTCACAGGATCTTAGTGAAGAAACCAAAGACAACAAAGAATCTCCAGTAGTGGAAGCTAAAACTGAACAAAGAGCAGTGACAGAAGTTGTAAAAGCTGCTGCAACAGAGTTGGTAGAGGATCTGGTTCAGACACTCAACACAGAAGTATcagtttcagaaaatattttcaaagctgAAATAGACACAGACGAGTCAAAAACAGTAGAGTCTCTACCTGAAATGACAGaggagacagaaaagaaagggCCACAAAATGATCAGTCTGAGGTTACAGTAGAATTAGAAAGTGTTCAAGCACCAATGTTAGAGTCACAAAAGGATGCAGTTGTGTCCCTTGATGAAGTGTCATCATTGCCAGACCTTTCGCCAGCTGAAAAAGATCCCAAACAAGTAGAGTCTCTCACTAAAGTCACTGACGAGCAAGAAGACAAAGAGGTCAAAACGGATGCAACTCAAACTGACAATGCTGAACTCAAAGAATTGAAATCTGTAGAAACACCAACAGTGACATCTGAAGAGGATCTAGTTCAGTCCCTTAATAAAGAGGCTGAAGCAGACACAGAGGATGAAAAACAAGAGGAAAGTGATAAACCAGAAGACAAAGAGCCACAAACAGATGCAGCTCAAATCAAAGACAAATTGATATGTCCAGAAGCACCAATATTGACTTCAGAAGAAGATGCAGTTCAGTCCATTAATCAGTCAGTGCTGttctcagaaaacatttcatccaCTGTAACAAATACAAAAGAACTTGAACTGGTAAAGTCTCTCcctgaagaaaatgaagaacaagctgacaaagaaagacaaaaaacaatttctacaCTGGAGTCTTCTGATGCTACACAAGTTTCTGATGTTAAAGGAGCCACTGATGTACAAGAAGCCACAGACAATATTCAAGAAGACATATTGGGGTCAGAAGAAAGCAGAGTGGAGGTTCTAGAAAAAGATGCAATGCCTACTGATACCACACCAAAAGCAGGAATTCAAGGAATCGTTCAAGTGGATGATTCTCCTGAAACAGAGAATGATCAGGAACcagaagctgctgcagttccaccagatgcAGTAGCAATTAGCTCTGTAGCATCTGATGTGGAAGTGATACATGACGCTTCAGCATTGGAAACGGTCACAGAAGAACTAATTATTACAGAGTCAAAGGAATCTCCATCTGTGGAACTAGTAGGTTCGCCTCCTAGTCCACAAGATATTGCCTCAGATTTAGAGACGTGCAAATCAGCAACTGCACCAAGTGAAGAGGAAAGTAAAACTCAGGAACCTGAAAGGCAAACATTACTTCAAGATGTTCCACAGCCAGAAGACAATGCTCCAGAAAAATCAGAGGGGAAAGATGTATTGCAGCTGGATCAGAAAACTGATACTAAACCATGCGATGCTAAGGTTGAGCATGAAGAAAATGTTCTTGAGAACATGGAGGGGTTACCAGCATTGACAGCAGTTCATGTATCCTCAGTTAATGAGGAGGCAAGGACAGCTAAGATCCTAGAAAGAACAACATGTCCTGAGGAAACCAAGCCAGTTTGTGTAGACCTGGCTGAAGTTTCAGAAGAACCTAAAAGTGAAGTGAATCTCTGTGAGCAGCAGGAGGCGGTAGAGGGGGATAAAACGGGCCTACTTTCAGCTGCTGAGATAAAGGTGGCTGCCACTGATCACACCGTCATATCACAAGAAGTTATGAGTAATTTAAAAGACGTTTCAAGTGAGAGACCTAATGTTGTGGTTCAAGACGTTTTGATGAGTAAAACAGCCAGTGAGATAGAAATAAATGATACAGTAGAGACTGCAACCCCATTAGTGCTAGATGACATTAATCAGGCAGCAGAGCCGAGCATTGCTGTTGTGACAATGCGTGTGCCGCCTGTGGAGATCAAGGTGAATCACAAAGTCCAGGTGTACCTGATGGATGTGGATATCAGATCAGCCCAGAACGCCGTTGACACAGTGATCCAAGTAGGCATTACAGAAGATAAGCAAGTCATTGATATGTGCCATGAAAGCATTCAGAAAGTAGACAACCTCTTAGCCACTGCAGGAGTTGAAGAAGAAACTACTATTGAAGAAATCCAGGTGACAGTTCAAGACGTTATGCAGCATGGGACGAGTAACTTACTGGAAACGCCATCCAAGATGGCCACTCAACATGTAGAACAAGTCATTGATGAGCCAGAAAGCATGATAGAAGTATGTGAGACAGACCAAAAGGAATCACTTGAGACAGAAGATGAGAAGGTGATCATTGACGGCTCTGAGATGGCCGTCAAAAGACAAGAGGAGGAGGCCACTGTCATCACTGAGAACACTGGAATCCCGGCTGAGCAAGAAGGCCTTGAAGAATCCGAGGTACCTTTAATTATTCCACAAGGCCCAGACATCTCCATCGAGGATCACAAAGAGGATTTGGAGGAAGCAAAACCTGACAAGCCAGAAGTATGCGCTGCAGCAAGAGATGTAAGAACAGAGGAATTAGCTGTCAAGGGTCCAAATGAAACCACCATGGAACCTTTGGCAAGTACGCAAAGACAGCTCGCTACACCTGACAATGCTGGATTAGCAGTTCCCCAAAACACTGGAGTAATCTCATCAGTAGGCAACCTGGAGTCCCCTTCTAGCCTGTCTTTAGAGTTCAAACTGAACATACAGTTTGCTCAAGCCAAAGCCTCAACATGGCCCTCCGCTGCACCTATAGAGAGAATTGAACCCGTGAAGCAGGTGGACGTTTCTGAAGCTGGAGTTCAGGCAGAGGAGTCAGCAGAGTCTGTACGTCAAAGAGATGAAAGCAAGAAACAGACGGAGCTAAATGAGGTTGCAGTGCAGGCAACCAGTATCACAGAACCAGAAGCGGACTCACATTTAATCCAAAGGGCTGTGATTGCAAGTCAGCCAGTGCTGCTGGATGTGGGTATCCAAGCAGTGGAAACAATAGAGCCATTGGAACAAACCCAATCTACTGAAAGAGTCATTGCAGAGGTTCAGACAATGGAGGTTTGCCAACTAGCAAGACAAGAGAAGAGAGCATTGCTCCTGAGAAAGCCTCTGCTCTCCGAGGTGAAAAAGGGTTGGGCTTTCAGACAATCAGAGGACGAAAACGATCAAGATGTTTGGCTGGACGCAGAGGAGGACATCTATCCACAGCAGGACATGCAAGCATCCACAGAAAAGGTGGATGAACGTGTCAAGCTGCAGAGTGAAAGTGAAGAAGAGAATGAAAGAGAGCCTGAGCTGGAGTTTGAGCCATGCAGCCTGGAGGCTGAGGACACAGAAAGTCAACGAGATGCGCTGAAAAAAGAAACGAGTGAAATGGAAAGTGAAGGGGAGGATTTCACTGTTGCACTCGAGGACCTGGGAACCAGTGTCTCTGCAGTGGAATGAAGCTAACACATCCCGACTCTGGGGTTAATGACAGGTACATCTTAGTGCATTTTCAGAATCACTGTTCATTTAAGGAATTTAGTCTTCAATTATCTGTCACAAATGACTAACAGGTGCTTTCTCTCATCTTTTCCAAGGTTGGACAATCATAACAAAGGACGAACGTTCCGAAAAGCCATTGTAGTGTTTCCTGTGACATCAAGTTAATCCAGTAATATTCCCATGTTTAGTGGTGAAATCATTCTTGATTTTGAACCTAACATTAATTATGACAGAGGTGTGGTTAGAGAAGTTTGGACAGGGAAACCGTTACCTTCTCAGGGTGACTGCAGTGATTTCAGGTGTGAACGCATCAACCTCTTACTAAAACATGGCTGTTCCAAAGTGTGCAACTTAGACTACTAATCATGTCCAATTCTTCCACTTTTAAcattatattaatttttttattttttgaaaagttagTGATTTTAACAGTATCTGAGAGAATTCGGAAGCAGTATTTACGTTTGTACTCCGACACTGCACACACCTTTTTTATATACTAATATATGTAGATACTTCGCAGCCTGTCCTATTTATGGCCACATATATTTCATCATTCAGCCTTTTAGTTATTTCACCTGCAGAGCCTTGCAAAAGGGTTCATAatccttgaacattttcacattttgttaagcAACAACCACAAACTCAAATGCATTTTGTAAGGAAAATTACCCGTTTTTTTCTACGAataatcttaaaagtgtggaaGTTATTTGTATTTATCTCCTCTGAAACAATACTTTGTACATTGAGCTTTTCCTGCAATCCCAGCTGCAAGAGTTTTGGcgtctaccagctttgcacatctggaaatcaaatttctttgcttattctttacaaaaaagCTCAAACTCTGACAGATTGGTTACATAGTATCTATTTCAAGCGTGTCACAGCTGATTTAGGTCCAGATTTCTACTTGATTATCCtaacacaacaaaaattatttgatctaaaccattccattgcaacttttgttccatttttagaGTCAAAGCCTCCTTATAGTAGCTTGCACAAGCGCCACATCTACCCTTTAAATTTTCAGATGACGAATTAAACAAAGCTCTGTGACATGTTCAGAttgtgaaatgttatttttttttaaaaaataaccctGTGCTAAACTCCACATCCGTAACAGAATGtactaaattttatttaaagctagCTGAGTAAAGGGGCTGGATATaaaagcacaccacacttttgaGATGTATTTGTAAACAAAGTAGAAAACCATGATGTTTGTTCCACCCTACAGTTAGGCGCTATTTTACTTTGCTATACAATCATATTAATACAGCGCTGTGTGCggctgtaatgtgacagaaaCAAGAACGTTTATGTGGGAATGAATACATGTTTGAATGTGAGTCCTTTACGGTTTTGCGAAATGTATTACAGACCTAAACATATTTCAGAtatgttattatattttatcttgtacataatgtctgttttaaagcTTACCCAGGCTCTATAGTGCATATTTGCAGTCAAAAAGAGATACCACTGTCAATTTCAAGGAGACAGGGAGCATGCCATATCACAGTAGAAAAGTCTGACATTGAATGTAcccaaatattgatttttgagCCTTAATGATAATATACTTCTTGTTCCATCTTTCTGCCCAAAAGGATTATCTGGATACAATCAGCTATGTATTCaagctgaaggaaaaaacaaaacacactgttgttttcttctttcttcctttcattcCATGTATTCTGTATGTATTACATGTATTACATGTATTCTGATTTCAAAGAATTTGTCACGTGTCAAAAGTAGCGAGATCTAAAACACAACCCTGAGATGCCTTTATTCATGTATCAGCAAGATTTTATTatcaaaacactgttttatttgaataaaataataccTGCACATATCCTGAATCTCCTGTGTTATTGAAACGTCTTATTCAGCTGTCAGTTTAACAGATTATTAGTACTCATGTTTTACATTCAAACAGTGCTCTTCATATAAAAACGTCCAGAACAGCACACATGCTTTTTGTCGAGTCACCAAATAGGAGCAGATACATTCGTATAAGaatttattcttctttcttttaaacacGAATGAGTCACAAGAATAACGTTTTCAGTAAAGGTGAGCGTGACCTCATAATTctcttaaaatttaaatacaaatatagtCAAATACTCAACAAGTTTGAACAAAAATCTGAACAGACGCCAGGCTCGGCTCCAATCCACCCTGAAAGGATATGCGAGAGTGAGCAATGGATGAATGGACGTATTTATAAGTAAATTGTGCGTTTGAGAAGTGTCCCTTTGTTGAAAGAGTAACAAACCTAAAACTAATCGGGTCCCCTTGACATTTTAAGGTTGCATCTGTGATTTGTTGTGAAATACCAGTGAATGAATACCTGAGCACAGCATTCTTCCCTTGAAGTCTCTAATGTCACTCATAGATTTGTGCTTTCTGTGGTCAGCAGGTTAGAAGATCATTTTTGCGAGTTCAAACATCACCTTCAAGGAGAACAAGGCACAGATTAATCATACAGGAGAGATGTTAAGCAGTGcttttgtaaaaccttttttgcattttgtgacaTAAACCGTCTATttaattgagattttatttggTAGACCGACACATTGCAGTGCAGAAATGCGAAGTAGAGAGAAAAGTAAACAGCTTTCAAACAACCTTTACAGCTGGAAGTGTTTTTCCCCTGCTAGTTTTGCACATCGAAAGACAGGAATTTGTACTCGAAATATTTGCACATTAGTCCAACTGaggttaaattacacacaagtggACTCCATGTAACAATTAGGTTACTTCTGACAGCAAtttgttgcactggattttacttAGGAGTCTCAGAATAGAGGGGACAGACGACAAATTCCCTTTCTTCTCACTCCTTTGTGTTGGTATTtcaacataaaatcccaaaaatctagaatttgtagttttaacaaaatgaacaaatcctTTTTTACTCTAAATAAAGGGGTGAAGTAAACCCACTTTACCTCAATGGTAATGAGGATGACTATCATCCACTCCAACCTTAAGCTGTGCTTTTCACTCAAGTGGCTCCTCATCAGGTCTGTCAGCTGCGAGCAATGCTCCAGCTTCTCGTTCACAACCTACAAATGACAGTAACGCACAAAGAAGGGGGCTTAATGTCTCACTACGGCTCTTATTCATGACTTATCTGAGCTCTGCAACTGTATTTACGTTGACTCTGCGGTTGATGCTCAGGAACTGGCACGTCTTGTCGTAGAGCTTTTCTAAGTTTTCTCGGTCCCAGTAGAAATCGGGAGTGAGGAGAAGGTCGGACCTCAGGTTGATGCAATGTCTGTCGGAGGAGCAGGAGACAGAGAGCAAAAATTATTAAAGCTATGGTCATGCCAGAGGCGGGCAACGTTAAACGAGACGGCACAG
Proteins encoded:
- the akap12a gene encoding A-kinase anchor protein 12, translated to MGDAQSAPREAKSDAAAAEEEEEESGEVKDVETGQDIDDKVLRNNGQISDINRKAELNGHCEDEIGIEAAVCPDIKVSEPPKEEETPLENEDINLRKVTEETGDEQVGHDDLIEMDAKQNDINDSFRKFFSNIGLKLTVKRGSTDRSAVPVDVTEEEPSKPEDVKPTNEIIEEAQESTDLKTAEEAVENDSTVCQTLTDVTPNDFQEKEDEKTIETKEENTSHDAGTSSPLSEDVTSQEDPRPASPAGLDENASPFKKFFTTGIFSSLRKKKKLEDEVGQKEEEKATQESCEHHHEVDVAPTEKELHEEKTEEERPITKSATAPSIVVNEITNSQEIVQESPLKRLLSGSSFKKRGKKQKGRKSSDTKLSDSGEHVSDQLLSSAESADNKKEETPAEVVNGEDGAWFSFKKLVTPQRRKKSSVDHEEGPIPGSKDGPKSAEAEQISDHSTEEGKRRKDSSVSWEAVLCGSGRRRSRKTSDSEDDMPQNSDGSKQNGGSKEPLIGTSNEMQEILASSPKQTGSPPEEDESSTWRSFKKLVTPKKKVKEDEEITIELGQDDSAFSIKKLLSGRKTRKSVDVSGEEVGKEVASIDDEDSETPAVVPLSEFDLPETEPMTEKESNIEKDADGEPQMGTTQMGTIEIKEEVQLQDTAPTEPKDIPSHEGALEKEASSAATTDEEPDELTDSSNQQLSDIPEEGIVTETTPASVAEEAAKDETIAEDLLEITSDAITAPEPADVTLADDTEMVSAVSQLSESSKTSGNTTPVPAEYTIMNTESLLQQVSETIAASPEAVPVCLEEQSPEKAFCSVSHQILESSVLDQPKMLEVHRGSEATSIKTGLNAEGLDAVNEVAATIQAESISHLSEAISTEMASEVPKEELDTAEPATDDICEVSVSELQKDIKDLEITKERQHVVEGAGDVVEAVSKESLPKGEEVTATEELITGQAERKTDFEEELAVTSVDDTEEVGEKEEDQTVTEEDIETKKQAQNEVKPPDAVDELEEQVRQEKAEVAKGEYDIHSPEERSPETVQLTETPSQDLSEETKDNKESPVVEAKTEQRAVTEVVKAAATELVEDLVQTLNTEVSVSENIFKAEIDTDESKTVESLPEMTEETEKKGPQNDQSEVTVELESVQAPMLESQKDAVVSLDEVSSLPDLSPAEKDPKQVESLTKVTDEQEDKEVKTDATQTDNAELKELKSVETPTVTSEEDLVQSLNKEAEADTEDEKQEESDKPEDKEPQTDAAQIKDKLICPEAPILTSEEDAVQSINQSVLFSENISSTVTNTKELELVKSLPEENEEQADKERQKTISTLESSDATQVSDVKGATDVQEATDNIQEDILGSEESRVEVLEKDAMPTDTTPKAGIQGIVQVDDSPETENDQEPEAAAVPPDAVAISSVASDVEVIHDASALETVTEELIITESKESPSVELVGSPPSPQDIASDLETCKSATAPSEEESKTQEPERQTLLQDVPQPEDNAPEKSEGKDVLQLDQKTDTKPCDAKVEHEENVLENMEGLPALTAVHVSSVNEEARTAKILERTTCPEETKPVCVDLAEVSEEPKSEVNLCEQQEAVEGDKTGLLSAAEIKVAATDHTVISQEVMSNLKDVSSERPNVVVQDVLMSKTASEIEINDTVETATPLVLDDINQAAEPSIAVVTMRVPPVEIKVNHKVQVYLMDVDIRSAQNAVDTVIQVGITEDKQVIDMCHESIQKVDNLLATAGVEEETTIEEIQVTVQDVMQHGTSNLLETPSKMATQHVEQVIDEPESMIEVCETDQKESLETEDEKVIIDGSEMAVKRQEEEATVITENTGIPAEQEGLEESEVPLIIPQGPDISIEDHKEDLEEAKPDKPEVCAAARDVRTEELAVKGPNETTMEPLASTQRQLATPDNAGLAVPQNTGVISSVGNLESPSSLSLEFKLNIQFAQAKASTWPSAAPIERIEPVKQVDVSEAGVQAEESAESVRQRDESKKQTELNEVAVQATSITEPEADSHLIQRAVIASQPVLLDVGIQAVETIEPLEQTQSTERVIAEVQTMEVCQLARQEKRALLLRKPLLSEVKKGWAFRQSEDENDQDVWLDAEEDIYPQQDMQASTEKVDERVKLQSESEEENEREPELEFEPCSLEAEDTESQRDALKKETSEMESEGEDFTVALEDLGTSVSAVE